One window of Pectobacterium carotovorum genomic DNA carries:
- a CDS encoding class II glutamine amidotransferase — protein MCELLGMSANVPTDICFSFTGLIQRGGKTGPHRDGWGITFYEGNGCRTFKDPLPSYNSPIARLVQDYPIKSCAVVSHIRQANRGAVSLENTHPFTRELWGRNWTFAHNGQLKGYHSLKTGMFRPVGQTDSEFAFCWLLSQLAERYPRTPGNWPAVFRYIAKQADVLREKGVFNMLLSDGRFVMGYCSTKLYWITRRAPFGKATLLDQDVEIDFQQQTTPNDVVTVLATQPLTGNETWHQIMPGEFVLFCFGERIL, from the coding sequence ATGTGTGAACTGCTGGGGATGAGCGCGAATGTGCCGACGGATATCTGCTTTAGCTTTACCGGGCTGATACAGCGCGGTGGGAAAACCGGACCGCATCGGGATGGCTGGGGAATTACCTTTTATGAAGGGAACGGCTGCCGTACGTTCAAAGATCCGCTGCCAAGCTATAACTCGCCGATTGCGCGATTGGTGCAGGATTACCCTATCAAATCGTGTGCGGTGGTTTCACACATCCGGCAAGCCAACCGCGGTGCGGTGTCGCTGGAAAATACCCATCCCTTTACGCGTGAGCTGTGGGGGCGGAACTGGACGTTCGCCCACAACGGGCAACTGAAAGGCTACCATTCCCTGAAAACAGGCATGTTTCGCCCTGTTGGCCAGACGGACAGCGAATTTGCTTTCTGCTGGCTGCTGTCCCAATTGGCTGAGCGCTACCCGCGTACACCGGGCAACTGGCCAGCGGTATTCCGCTATATTGCCAAACAGGCAGATGTCTTGCGGGAGAAAGGCGTGTTTAACATGCTGCTGTCGGACGGGCGCTTTGTGATGGGGTATTGCTCAACCAAACTCTACTGGATCACTCGCCGCGCGCCGTTTGGTAAAGCGACGCTGTTGGATCAGGATGTGGAGATTGATTTCCAGCAGCAGACGACACCCAATGATGTCGTCACCGTGCTGGCAACTCAGCCGCTAACGGGCAACGAAACCTGGCATCAGATTATGCCAGGTGAATTCGTTCTATTTTGTTTCGGCGAGCGCATACTTTAA